A genomic segment from Pseudosulfitobacter sp. DSM 107133 encodes:
- a CDS encoding CoA transferase, whose protein sequence is MAESKGALDGLFVLDLSRILAGPTATQMLGDLGATVIKVENPKTGGDDTRGWGPNYARDEDGAPTDLSAYFMAANRNKLSVAVDLSTEAGQQTVRQLAARADVVVENYKPDGLVKYGLDHATLLQKHPGLVYCSISGFGQTGPNRAQPGYDLMAQGYGGIMSLTGAPDGAPMKVGVGIADVMCGMYATIGILAALRHRDKTGEGQHIDLSLVDAQMAWLVNEGTNFLTSGQVPERRGNAHPNIVPYDAFECSDGHVLLAVGNDAQFARFCDAVGLAGLSDDPRFDTNQHRIENRAALMPLMAPALKTLSRAEVMNRLHAVKVPVGPIHNVAEALTSDQAQARGAVVAVPCDGVADGHVRLLGNPLKLSATPVSYRHAPPSFGQDTAAVLQMLETPPRPKP, encoded by the coding sequence ATGGCCGAATCTAAGGGCGCGCTCGACGGGTTGTTTGTCCTCGACCTGAGCCGCATTCTGGCCGGTCCCACGGCAACCCAGATGCTGGGTGACTTGGGGGCCACTGTCATCAAGGTCGAGAACCCGAAGACCGGTGGGGATGACACACGGGGATGGGGGCCGAACTATGCCCGCGATGAGGATGGCGCGCCAACGGACCTGTCCGCCTATTTCATGGCCGCCAATCGCAACAAGCTGTCGGTTGCGGTCGATCTGTCCACCGAGGCGGGCCAGCAGACCGTGCGCCAGCTGGCTGCGCGGGCCGATGTGGTGGTTGAGAACTACAAGCCCGACGGGTTGGTCAAATACGGGCTGGACCACGCCACGTTGCTGCAAAAGCACCCCGGACTGGTCTATTGTTCAATCAGCGGCTTTGGTCAGACCGGGCCGAACCGCGCCCAGCCGGGCTATGACCTGATGGCGCAAGGCTATGGCGGGATCATGTCGCTGACCGGCGCGCCAGACGGGGCACCGATGAAGGTGGGCGTCGGCATCGCGGATGTCATGTGCGGCATGTATGCGACGATTGGCATTCTGGCCGCCCTGCGCCACCGCGACAAAACCGGCGAGGGCCAGCACATTGATCTGAGCCTTGTGGATGCGCAAATGGCGTGGCTGGTGAACGAGGGCACCAACTTTCTGACCAGCGGCCAGGTGCCCGAACGGCGCGGCAATGCGCACCCCAACATCGTGCCCTATGACGCCTTTGAATGCAGCGACGGCCATGTGCTGCTGGCCGTGGGCAATGACGCGCAGTTTGCTCGGTTCTGCGACGCGGTGGGGCTGGCGGGGCTGAGCGACGATCCACGCTTTGACACCAACCAGCATCGCATTGAAAACCGTGCGGCGCTGATGCCGCTGATGGCTCCGGCACTCAAGACTCTGAGCCGCGCAGAGGTCATGAACCGTCTGCATGCGGTCAAAGTGCCTGTTGGCCCGATCCACAATGTGGCCGAGGCGCTGACCTCGGATCAGGCGCAGGCGCGGGGCGCTGTGGTCGCGGTGCCCTGTGACGGCGTGGCAGATGGCCATGTGCGCTTGCTGGGCAATCCGCTGAAACTGTCGGCCACGCCGGTCAGCTATCGCCACGCGCCGCCGTCCTTTGGCCAGGACACCGCCGCAGTGTTACAAATGCTGGAGACACCACCCCGCCCCAAGCCGTAG
- a CDS encoding thiamine pyrophosphate-binding protein, with protein MTKTIRAADAVARRLYDAGCRMAFGMPGGEVLTMVDALEAAGITFVLCKHENAAAFMAEGAWHRTGAPGVLVATVGPGVLNGVNAVANALQDRVPLIVLAGAVDADEAQSYTHQVLDQRAVFAPITKATFLLDTGAAHVIADKAVSIATEGQPGPVFIDIPIRVAEAQVPADAATSRAVAADVVPDAATLAQIAGWLSQAARPIIIAGVDALNECADVAGLARRFGVPVITTYKAKGMLPEDDPLALGGAGLSPLADKTLLPLVQNADLVLCLGYDPIEMRTGWRDVWDSTAQRVVEVTAVPNHHYMHQSTVNIVGSVRATVAALMLAATPRATWAGGEVAAAQAALAAAFPTDEDWGPAAIVATCRTALPRDTLATADSGAHRILLSQMWQCYAPRGLMQSSALCTMGCAAPLAMGAALASPDRTVVSFSGDAGFLMVAGELATARELGLRCIFVVFVDASLALIELKQRQRQLGNHGVDFGTHDFAAIGRAFGGAGVDVRSRAELQSALQDAQSADTFTVIAAHIEKGAYDGRI; from the coding sequence ATGACCAAGACGATCAGGGCCGCCGATGCGGTGGCGCGCAGGCTGTATGACGCCGGGTGCCGGATGGCGTTCGGGATGCCGGGGGGCGAGGTTTTGACCATGGTGGACGCGCTTGAGGCGGCGGGTATCACCTTTGTGCTGTGCAAACACGAAAACGCGGCGGCCTTTATGGCCGAGGGCGCGTGGCACCGCACCGGCGCGCCGGGGGTGCTGGTGGCCACGGTCGGTCCCGGCGTGCTGAACGGGGTCAACGCGGTGGCCAATGCGTTGCAGGACCGCGTGCCGCTGATCGTTCTGGCCGGTGCGGTCGATGCGGACGAGGCGCAGAGCTATACCCATCAGGTGCTGGACCAACGGGCGGTCTTTGCCCCGATCACCAAGGCCACCTTTCTGCTGGACACCGGTGCCGCCCATGTGATCGCGGACAAGGCCGTGAGCATCGCCACCGAGGGCCAGCCCGGTCCGGTGTTCATCGACATCCCCATTCGCGTGGCCGAAGCGCAGGTGCCTGCCGACGCCGCCACGTCCCGCGCCGTGGCCGCCGATGTTGTGCCCGATGCTGCGACGCTGGCGCAGATCGCAGGCTGGCTATCGCAGGCCGCGCGGCCCATCATCATTGCCGGGGTCGATGCGCTGAACGAATGCGCCGATGTGGCCGGGCTTGCACGGCGCTTTGGGGTGCCGGTCATTACCACCTACAAGGCCAAGGGGATGCTGCCCGAGGACGACCCGCTGGCGCTAGGGGGCGCCGGCCTGTCACCGCTGGCGGACAAGACGCTGCTGCCGCTGGTCCAAAACGCCGATCTGGTGCTGTGTCTGGGCTATGATCCCATCGAGATGCGCACCGGCTGGCGCGATGTCTGGGACAGTACGGCCCAGCGTGTGGTCGAGGTGACAGCGGTGCCGAACCACCACTACATGCATCAATCCACGGTCAACATTGTCGGATCAGTGCGCGCCACCGTGGCCGCCCTGATGCTGGCCGCGACACCGCGCGCAACATGGGCGGGTGGCGAAGTGGCCGCCGCGCAAGCCGCATTGGCTGCAGCCTTTCCCACGGATGAGGATTGGGGACCCGCCGCCATCGTCGCCACATGCCGCACCGCCCTGCCCCGCGACACGCTGGCCACCGCAGACAGCGGCGCGCATCGCATCCTGCTCAGCCAGATGTGGCAGTGCTACGCGCCGCGCGGGCTGATGCAATCCTCGGCGCTGTGTACCATGGGCTGTGCCGCGCCGCTGGCCATGGGCGCGGCGCTGGCGTCACCCGACCGCACGGTGGTCAGTTTCAGCGGGGATGCCGGTTTCCTGATGGTCGCGGGCGAACTGGCGACGGCCAGAGAACTGGGTCTGCGCTGTATTTTCGTCGTGTTCGTCGACGCATCGCTGGCGCTGATCGAGTTGAAGCAACGGCAAAGACAGCTTGGGAATCACGGGGTCGACTTTGGCACCCACGACTTTGCCGCGATTGGCCGCGCCTTTGGCGGGGCGGGCGTGGATGTGCGCAGCCGTGCCGAACTGCAGTCAGCGCTGCAAGATGCCCAAAGCGCCGACACCTTTACCGTGATCGCCGCCCATATCGAGAAAGGAGCCTACGATGGCCGAATCTAA
- the cueR gene encoding Cu(I)-responsive transcriptional regulator: MNISQVATASGLPAKTIRYYEDIGLIRPARSANGYRAFSDQDTHKLAFLSRARSLGFSIEDCRTLLALWEDRSRASGDVRNLAMDHLAEIDRKLAELHQMRDTLANLVSCCAGDDRPDCPIIDRLAKS, encoded by the coding sequence ATGAACATTTCCCAAGTCGCCACCGCCTCGGGCCTGCCCGCCAAAACGATCCGCTATTACGAGGACATCGGCCTGATCCGTCCCGCCCGCAGCGCCAACGGCTACCGTGCCTTTTCCGATCAGGATACGCACAAGCTGGCGTTTCTGTCGCGGGCGCGGTCGCTGGGGTTTTCCATCGAGGATTGCCGCACCCTGCTGGCCCTGTGGGAAGACCGCAGCCGCGCCAGTGGTGACGTGCGCAATCTGGCCATGGATCATCTGGCCGAGATCGACCGCAAGCTGGCCGAGTTGCACCAGATGCGCGACACGCTGGCCAATCTGGTGAGCTGCTGTGCAGGGGACGACAGGCCCGACTGCCCGATCATCGACAGGTTGGCCAAGAGTTGA
- a CDS encoding aminodeoxychorismate synthase component I: MQHQVIFDGGPLAGGTAFADPLRVIRADTPDAVPAAFAAMEAAKAQGCWLAGYASYELGYVFSHKLHDLMPPDRATPLLEFGVFDAPAPARAARAGGGAVLSAPQPVWDQDAYSAAFDQIKAYIAAGDIYQANLTFPINARYAGTPLELYAALCSRQPVPHGAFVDLGGPVLLSRSPELFFAINETGGIEVKPMKGTVARGPTTDEDAAQVEWLRGSAKNQAENLMIVDLMRNDISRLAQVGSVRVPDLFQVETYATLHQMTSRIVAQLLPDVTLRDIFGALFPCGSITGAPKIRAMQILRALEAQPRGAYCGAIGWIAPQGHMQFNVAIRTVLCHPDGTAQLNVGGGVVHDSTAVEEYTEALLKSRFAF; this comes from the coding sequence ATGCAGCATCAGGTTATCTTTGACGGCGGGCCTTTGGCGGGGGGGACGGCCTTTGCCGATCCGCTTCGCGTCATTCGTGCCGACACCCCCGACGCGGTGCCCGCCGCCTTTGCCGCGATGGAAGCCGCCAAGGCGCAGGGCTGCTGGCTGGCGGGCTATGCCAGTTACGAATTGGGCTATGTGTTCTCGCACAAGCTGCATGACCTTATGCCACCCGACCGCGCCACGCCGTTGCTTGAATTCGGTGTCTTTGACGCACCTGCACCGGCAAGGGCTGCGCGGGCTGGCGGCGGGGCAGTTCTGAGCGCGCCGCAACCGGTTTGGGATCAGGACGCCTATTCAGCCGCATTCGACCAGATCAAAGCCTATATCGCGGCGGGGGATATTTATCAGGCCAATCTGACCTTTCCCATCAACGCCCGCTACGCCGGCACGCCGCTGGAACTGTACGCTGCGCTGTGCAGCAGGCAGCCCGTGCCACATGGTGCCTTTGTCGATCTGGGCGGGCCTGTGCTGTTGTCGCGCTCGCCCGAGCTGTTCTTTGCCATTAACGAAACTGGCGGGATCGAGGTGAAGCCGATGAAAGGCACGGTCGCGCGCGGGCCAACCACGGATGAGGACGCGGCGCAGGTCGAATGGCTGCGCGGGTCTGCGAAAAACCAGGCCGAGAACCTGATGATTGTGGATCTGATGCGCAATGACATCAGCCGGTTGGCACAGGTCGGCAGCGTGCGGGTGCCCGATCTGTTCCAGGTCGAAACCTATGCAACCCTGCACCAGATGACATCGCGCATCGTGGCGCAATTGTTGCCCGATGTTACCTTGCGCGACATCTTCGGAGCGTTGTTTCCCTGCGGGTCGATTACCGGTGCGCCGAAAATCCGGGCGATGCAGATCCTGCGCGCGTTGGAAGCGCAGCCGCGCGGCGCTTATTGCGGGGCAATCGGCTGGATCGCGCCACAGGGTCACATGCAATTCAACGTGGCCATACGCACCGTGCTGTGCCACCCCGACGGCACAGCACAGCTGAATGTCGGGGGCGGCGTCGTGCACGACAGCACCGCGGTCGAGGAATATACCGAGGCGCTTTTGAAATCACGCTTTGCGTTTTAG
- a CDS encoding Dabb family protein — protein MSERPAIRHVVFFSAKDPADVTRIIEGLSLLADIPHADVFEVRRNIRDDALSGEADVVVYAEFASTEALTAYKAHPLYQESINRVRPLRELRIAADF, from the coding sequence ATGTCCGAGCGTCCAGCCATTCGTCATGTCGTTTTCTTCAGCGCGAAAGATCCGGCAGATGTCACGCGCATCATCGAAGGATTGTCGTTGCTGGCTGATATCCCGCACGCCGACGTGTTCGAAGTGCGCCGCAATATCCGCGATGATGCGCTTTCGGGCGAAGCGGATGTGGTTGTCTACGCCGAATTTGCAAGTACCGAGGCGCTGACGGCCTACAAGGCCCATCCGCTGTATCAGGAGTCGATCAACCGTGTGCGCCCCCTGCGCGAGCTGAGAATTGCGGCGGATTTCTGA
- a CDS encoding GcrA family cell cycle regulator, with product MSWTDDRVELLKKMWGEGQSASQIAKELGGVTRNAVIGKVHRLGLSNRAGSGAAAAKPEPKAKPATPKAEVKPKAEAKPKVEAKPQPKEEPVPETRVAVMPARAKIIPAGQPLPPQPSANEISPEALAKVSEIEKKAKRLSLMELTERTCKWPVGDPATEDFWFCGLPVQAGKPYCEAHVGVAFQPMSSRRDRRR from the coding sequence ATGTCCTGGACAGACGACCGTGTTGAACTTCTGAAAAAGATGTGGGGCGAGGGCCAGTCGGCCAGCCAGATCGCCAAGGAGCTTGGTGGCGTGACCCGCAACGCCGTGATCGGAAAGGTCCACCGTCTGGGCCTGTCGAACCGCGCAGGCTCGGGTGCGGCCGCGGCCAAGCCCGAACCCAAGGCCAAGCCCGCGACCCCCAAGGCCGAGGTCAAGCCCAAGGCAGAGGCCAAGCCAAAGGTCGAAGCCAAGCCCCAGCCCAAAGAAGAGCCGGTGCCGGAAACCCGCGTTGCGGTGATGCCTGCGCGCGCCAAGATCATTCCCGCCGGTCAGCCGCTGCCACCGCAGCCCTCGGCCAACGAGATCAGCCCCGAGGCCTTGGCCAAGGTCAGCGAAATCGAGAAAAAGGCCAAGCGCCTGAGCCTGATGGAACTGACCGAGCGCACCTGCAAATGGCCGGTGGGAGATCCTGCGACCGAAGATTTCTGGTTCTGCGGCCTGCCGGTGCAAGCGGGCAAACCCTATTGCGAGGCGCATGTGGGCGTGGCGTTCCAGCCAATGTCGTCACGGCGCGACCGCCGCCGCTGA
- a CDS encoding DMT family transporter has protein sequence MFSPRAQNPALAATLICTACAFIAATMLIAKALGSDQFGPALHPLQISNGRFVFAFPGLSLAAAVVRPKVTRPHMRWHLARTSAGWAGVTLMFASVAYIPLADATAITFLNPVFGMVLAIPLLGEQVGRIRWTAAAIALAGAMVLLRPTPDSFQPAALLALGAAAIMGLELIFIKRLSGREGAFQILLINNALGVAISTLAVIAFWQPPTLAQWGLMGALGLLMACAQTCFVNAMARADASFVAPFSYLTLIFAAFYDVIFYDVIPDGVTIAGACIIVAGALLLALREAWLRRKGRPVAVSGTGSTPVPAPDRR, from the coding sequence ATGTTCTCACCCCGCGCCCAGAATCCTGCCCTTGCGGCCACGTTGATCTGCACGGCCTGTGCGTTCATCGCGGCAACCATGCTGATTGCCAAGGCGCTGGGATCGGACCAGTTCGGCCCGGCGCTGCACCCGCTACAGATCAGCAACGGGCGCTTTGTGTTTGCCTTTCCTGGCCTGTCACTTGCAGCGGCGGTGGTGCGGCCCAAGGTCACGCGCCCGCATATGCGCTGGCACCTGGCGCGCACCTCGGCGGGTTGGGCCGGGGTGACGCTGATGTTTGCCTCGGTTGCCTATATTCCGCTGGCCGATGCCACGGCGATCACATTTCTCAATCCGGTCTTCGGCATGGTGCTGGCGATTCCGCTGCTGGGTGAACAGGTCGGGCGCATTCGCTGGACAGCGGCGGCCATTGCGCTGGCGGGGGCGATGGTGCTGTTGCGCCCGACGCCGGACAGTTTCCAGCCTGCGGCCCTGCTGGCGCTGGGGGCTGCCGCCATCATGGGGCTGGAGCTGATCTTCATCAAACGCCTGTCAGGGCGCGAGGGGGCATTCCAGATTCTGTTGATAAACAATGCCCTTGGCGTGGCAATCTCGACGCTGGCGGTGATCGCATTCTGGCAGCCGCCCACATTGGCGCAATGGGGATTGATGGGGGCGCTGGGGCTATTGATGGCCTGTGCACAGACCTGTTTTGTAAATGCGATGGCGCGCGCCGATGCCAGCTTTGTTGCGCCGTTCAGCTATTTGACGCTGATCTTTGCCGCATTTTACGACGTGATCTTTTACGATGTGATCCCTGACGGGGTGACAATTGCCGGCGCCTGTATCATCGTTGCGGGCGCTTTGCTGCTGGCCCTGCGCGAGGCGTGGTTGCGGCGCAAAGGCCGACCTGTTGCAGTTTCCGGCACCGGATCAACACCGGTGCCTGCGCCAGATCGGCGGTAA
- a CDS encoding aspartate aminotransferase family protein yields MIPSVLPTYSRAPLSFVKGEGAWLIEADGSRYLDLGAGIAVNVLGHANPALVKALSDQAQALWHTSNLYQIPQQQALADKLVDATFADTVFFTNSGTEACELAVKMARKYWYDKGQPERVEIITFSGSFHGRSAAGIAAAGSEKMVKGFGPILGGFVHLDWGDIDAVAAAITDQTAAILIEPVQGEGGIRPLPDQDLKALRDLCDAHGILLILDEVQCGVGRTGKLFAHEWAGITPDIMMVAKGIGGGFPLGAVLATEDAASGMTAGTHGSTYGGNPLGCAVGCAVMDIVSDPTFLAEVNRKAGLLRQKLEGLIASHPDVFESVRGSGMMLGLKCKAANTDVVAAGYKNHVITVPAADNVIRLLPPLNLTDEDIAEAVTRLDAAAASLS; encoded by the coding sequence ATGATCCCCTCCGTTCTGCCGACCTATTCCCGCGCTCCGCTGAGCTTTGTCAAAGGCGAAGGCGCCTGGCTGATCGAGGCTGACGGGTCGCGATACCTCGACCTTGGGGCGGGCATTGCCGTGAACGTGCTGGGCCACGCCAATCCGGCACTGGTCAAGGCGCTGAGCGATCAGGCACAGGCGCTGTGGCACACCTCGAACCTCTACCAGATTCCGCAACAGCAGGCGCTGGCCGACAAGCTGGTCGATGCCACCTTTGCCGATACGGTGTTCTTCACCAACTCGGGCACCGAGGCTTGCGAACTGGCCGTCAAGATGGCGCGCAAGTACTGGTATGACAAAGGCCAGCCAGAGCGGGTCGAGATCATCACCTTCTCCGGCTCTTTCCATGGCCGGTCCGCGGCCGGCATCGCCGCTGCAGGCTCCGAAAAGATGGTCAAAGGCTTCGGCCCGATCCTTGGCGGGTTTGTCCACCTTGACTGGGGCGATATTGACGCCGTGGCGGCGGCCATCACCGACCAGACCGCCGCGATCCTGATCGAACCTGTACAGGGCGAGGGCGGCATTCGCCCGCTTCCCGATCAGGACCTCAAGGCTCTGCGTGATCTGTGTGACGCACACGGCATCCTGCTGATCCTGGACGAAGTGCAATGCGGCGTCGGCCGCACCGGCAAGCTGTTCGCCCATGAATGGGCGGGCATCACGCCTGACATCATGATGGTCGCCAAGGGCATCGGCGGCGGCTTCCCCCTGGGCGCGGTGCTGGCCACCGAAGACGCCGCATCCGGCATGACCGCAGGCACACACGGTTCGACCTATGGCGGCAACCCTCTGGGCTGTGCCGTGGGCTGCGCCGTGATGGATATCGTGTCCGACCCCACTTTCCTGGCCGAGGTCAACCGCAAGGCAGGCCTGTTGCGCCAAAAGCTGGAAGGGCTGATTGCCAGCCACCCGGACGTGTTCGAAAGCGTACGCGGATCAGGCATGATGCTGGGCCTCAAGTGCAAGGCCGCCAACACCGATGTTGTCGCCGCTGGCTACAAAAACCACGTGATCACAGTGCCCGCCGCCGACAATGTGATCCGCCTGTTGCCCCCGCTCAACCTCACCGACGAGGACATTGCCGAGGCGGTCACCCGTCTCGATGCCGCAGCCGCCAGCCTGTCCTGA
- the argF gene encoding ornithine carbamoyltransferase, whose amino-acid sequence MKHFLDIHTTDPAELRSIIDTGRAIKDARAGRPKGTPDDDQPLAGHMVALIFEKPSTRTRVSFDVGVRQMGGQTMVLSGADMQLGHGETIADTARVLSRYVDLIMIRTFEEATLLEMAEYATVPVINGLTNRTHPCQIMADIMTFEEHAGPIKGRKVVWSGDGNNVFASFAHAAKQFDFDLVFTGPETLQPEAALNGLYTTERDPNKAVQGADLVVTDTWVSMHDPQSARERRHNQLRGYQVNNALMSKAKPDALFMHCLPAHRDDEATSEVMDGPNSVIFDEAENRLHAQKAVMRWCLGK is encoded by the coding sequence ATGAAACACTTTCTTGATATCCACACCACCGACCCCGCCGAATTGCGCAGCATCATCGACACCGGCCGCGCCATCAAGGACGCCCGTGCAGGCCGCCCCAAGGGCACGCCCGACGATGACCAGCCCCTTGCGGGCCACATGGTCGCGCTGATCTTTGAAAAACCATCCACCCGCACCCGCGTCAGCTTTGACGTGGGCGTGCGCCAGATGGGCGGGCAAACCATGGTACTGTCGGGGGCCGACATGCAACTGGGCCACGGCGAAACCATCGCCGACACCGCCCGCGTGCTGTCTCGCTATGTCGACCTGATCATGATCCGCACCTTTGAAGAGGCAACCCTTCTGGAAATGGCCGAATATGCCACGGTGCCGGTGATCAACGGGCTGACCAACCGCACGCACCCCTGCCAGATCATGGCCGACATCATGACCTTTGAAGAACACGCAGGCCCGATCAAGGGCCGCAAGGTTGTGTGGTCCGGCGACGGCAACAACGTCTTTGCCTCCTTCGCCCACGCGGCCAAGCAGTTTGATTTCGACCTGGTCTTCACCGGCCCCGAAACCCTGCAACCCGAGGCGGCGCTGAACGGTCTCTACACCACCGAGCGCGACCCCAACAAAGCGGTGCAGGGGGCCGATCTGGTGGTCACCGATACCTGGGTGTCGATGCACGATCCGCAATCGGCCCGCGAGCGCCGACACAACCAGCTGCGCGGCTATCAGGTGAACAACGCACTGATGTCCAAGGCCAAGCCCGACGCTCTGTTCATGCACTGCCTGCCGGCCCACCGCGATGACGAGGCCACCTCCGAAGTCATGGACGGCCCCAACTCGGTGATTTTTGATGAGGCCGAAAACCGCCTGCACGCCCAAAAGGCCGTCATGCGCTGGTGCCTCGGAAAATAA
- a CDS encoding glycosyltransferase family 2 protein yields MKICAITMVYRDYWALAQWYRHYGALLGAEHLVVVAHGPDPKIAQICPKASILTVPRDDLSGFDGVRGRMLNGIQAGLAEVYDWVIRTDADELICLDPAQHAGLETVFAGLSGQALFALGLELVQTDDGTFGVFSGHYSKAWAVRGGVAMKRHGVQVRPRRVAQFDYVLPDGVFLAHLKFANRAALSEANVHRAAVATGPGKGLPGKAWEDPAHEARKVQTQVTRMEAVDWQQGVRMARTELAAGPTVDARIGLVRSRSFKLDSKCALPDWFPDLG; encoded by the coding sequence ATGAAGATATGTGCAATCACCATGGTTTACCGCGATTACTGGGCGCTGGCGCAGTGGTATCGCCACTATGGCGCGCTGTTGGGGGCTGAACATCTGGTGGTTGTCGCCCATGGGCCCGACCCCAAAATCGCGCAGATCTGCCCTAAGGCCAGCATCCTGACCGTGCCGCGCGACGACCTGTCCGGCTTTGACGGGGTGCGCGGGCGGATGCTGAACGGCATTCAGGCGGGTCTGGCCGAGGTATATGACTGGGTGATCCGCACCGACGCCGACGAATTGATCTGCCTTGATCCGGCCCAACACGCCGGTCTGGAGACCGTGTTTGCAGGCCTGAGCGGACAGGCGTTGTTTGCACTGGGGCTGGAGTTGGTGCAGACCGATGACGGCACCTTTGGCGTGTTTTCAGGACATTACAGCAAAGCATGGGCCGTGCGCGGCGGGGTGGCGATGAAACGTCACGGGGTGCAGGTACGGCCCCGACGTGTGGCGCAGTTCGACTATGTGTTGCCCGACGGGGTGTTTCTGGCCCATCTGAAATTCGCGAACCGCGCGGCACTGTCCGAGGCGAATGTGCACCGCGCCGCGGTGGCAACGGGCCCCGGCAAGGGGCTGCCGGGCAAGGCCTGGGAAGACCCGGCCCATGAAGCGCGCAAGGTGCAGACACAGGTGACGCGCATGGAGGCGGTTGACTGGCAACAGGGCGTGCGTATGGCGCGCACCGAGCTGGCGGCAGGGCCGACGGTGGATGCCAGGATCGGACTGGTGCGGTCGCGCTCGTTCAAGCTGGACAGCAAGTGTGCGCTGCCCGACTGGTTTCCCGATCTGGGCTGA
- the gndA gene encoding NADP-dependent phosphogluconate dehydrogenase encodes MAQQDRRAQIGVYGLGTMGSALALNLADHGFDVAVSNREADWIETFLPEAAGLAGTVTGHADLADFVAAIAAPRTILFMIPSTRPMDMMIEAITPHLSEGDTIIDGGNADFNDTRRRSAALDGTGIHFVGMGVSGGEEGARHGPSMMVGGSDHSWAQLKPMAQAIAAKFHGDPCVAHLGPDGAGHFVKTVHNGIEYADMQMIAEVYGLMRDQAGMDAGQIGQVFDGWRDGPLASYLIDITAKALASSDAATGQPIVDVIRDQAGQKGTGRWTLIEALKMGQSASTIEAAVGARGWSSEGDVRRAAQDLLDPATQAADLPEMDDLENALLAARILGHAQGFRVLSAASEEFNWDLDLARIAEIWRAGCIIRSALLDEFAGAVRAGLPHGHLILAPAMRTRLTAALPGLRRVVAAAALSGQPVPALSAALAWHDTMALGRGTANMIQAQRDYFGAHGFERMDQDGAHHGEWLR; translated from the coding sequence ATGGCGCAACAGGACAGGCGGGCGCAGATCGGGGTTTACGGTCTGGGCACAATGGGCAGCGCCCTGGCTCTGAATTTGGCGGATCACGGTTTTGATGTGGCGGTGTCAAACCGCGAGGCTGACTGGATCGAAACCTTTCTTCCCGAGGCCGCAGGTCTGGCTGGCACCGTCACCGGCCACGCCGATCTGGCCGATTTCGTCGCCGCCATCGCCGCTCCGCGCACCATCCTGTTCATGATCCCTTCGACCAGGCCGATGGATATGATGATCGAAGCGATCACGCCGCACCTGTCCGAGGGCGACACGATCATCGACGGTGGCAACGCCGATTTCAACGACACCCGGCGGCGCAGTGCCGCATTGGACGGCACGGGCATCCACTTTGTCGGCATGGGCGTGTCGGGCGGGGAAGAAGGCGCACGCCACGGTCCGTCTATGATGGTTGGGGGTTCGGATCATTCCTGGGCGCAGCTCAAACCGATGGCACAGGCGATTGCCGCCAAGTTCCACGGTGACCCTTGCGTAGCCCACCTTGGCCCCGATGGTGCGGGCCATTTCGTCAAGACGGTGCACAATGGCATCGAATACGCCGATATGCAGATGATCGCCGAGGTTTACGGCCTGATGCGCGATCAGGCGGGGATGGACGCGGGCCAGATCGGTCAGGTCTTTGACGGCTGGCGCGACGGGCCGCTGGCGTCCTATCTGATTGACATTACGGCCAAGGCGCTGGCCTCGTCCGATGCGGCCACGGGCCAACCCATCGTGGACGTGATCCGCGATCAGGCGGGGCAAAAGGGCACAGGCCGCTGGACCCTGATCGAAGCCTTGAAAATGGGTCAAAGCGCCTCGACCATCGAGGCCGCGGTGGGGGCACGCGGCTGGTCGTCCGAGGGCGATGTGCGTCGCGCGGCGCAGGACCTTCTGGACCCTGCAACACAGGCTGCCGACTTGCCTGAAATGGATGATTTGGAAAACGCCCTGCTGGCCGCACGCATCCTTGGCCATGCGCAGGGCTTCCGCGTTTTGTCTGCGGCCTCGGAAGAGTTCAACTGGGATCTGGACCTTGCCCGCATTGCCGAAATCTGGCGGGCGGGCTGCATCATCCGCTCGGCGCTGCTGGACGAATTTGCGGGCGCAGTGCGCGCCGGATTGCCGCACGGCCACCTGATCCTTGCCCCCGCGATGCGCACCCGTCTGACGGCGGCCCTGCCGGGGCTGCGGCGTGTGGTTGCGGCGGCGGCACTCAGCGGACAGCCGGTGCCGGCACTGTCAGCGGCGCTGGCGTGGCATGACACGATGGCCTTGGGCCGTGGCACTGCGAACATGATCCAGGCACAGCGCGATTACTTCGGCGCGCACGGGTTCGAGCGGATGGATCAGGACGGCGCGCACCACGGGGAGTGGTTGCGTTAG